Proteins from a genomic interval of Gadus macrocephalus chromosome 2, ASM3116895v1:
- the kpnb1 gene encoding importin subunit beta-1 isoform X2, with translation MELITILEKTVSPDRNELEAAQKFLEQAAIEHLPTFLVELSKVLANPGNTQVARVAAGLQVKNSLTSKDPDVKTQYQQRWLAIDANARREIKTFVLQTLGTETYRPSSASQCVAGIACAEIPVNQWPELIPQLVANVTDPSSTEHMKESTLEAIGYICQDIEPEQLQDNANQILTAIIQGMRKEEPSNNVKLAATNALLNSLEFTKANFDKETERHFIMQVVCEATQCPDTRVRVAALQNLVKIMSLYYQYMETYMGPALFAITIEAMKSDIDEVALQGIEFWSNVCDEEMDLAIEASEASEQGRPPEHTSKFYAKGALQYLVPILTQTLTKQDENDDDDDWNPCKAAGVCLMLLATCCEDDVVPHVLPFIKEHIKNPDWRYRDASVMAFGSILEGPELNQLKPLVHQAMPTLIDLMKDPSVVVRDTTAWTVGRICELLPEAAINDVYLSPLLQCLIEGLGAEPRVASNVCWAFSSLAEAAYEATDAAEDQEEPSTYCLSSSFEIIVQKLLETTDRPDGHQNNLRSAAYEALMEIVKNSAKDCYPAVQKTTLVIMERLQQVLQMESHIQSTSDRIQYNDLQSLLCATLQNVLRKVQHQDALQISDVVMASLLRMFQSTAGSGGVQEDALMAVSTLVEVLGSDFQKYMDAFKPFLGIGLKNYAEYQVCLAAVGLVCDLCRALMTNILPFCDEIMQLLLENLGNENVHRSVKPQILSAFGDIALAIGGEFKKYLEIVLDTLQQASQAQVDKTDYDMVDYLNELREGCLEAYTGIIQGLKGDQENVHPDVMLVQPRVEFILSFIHHIAEDEDHSDGVVANAAGLIGDLCTTFGKDVAKLVEVRPLINDLLTEGRRSKTTKTKTLATWATKELRKLKSQA, from the exons ATGGAGCTCATCACTATTCTCGAGAAAACCGTCTCTCCAG ATCGAAATGAACTGGAGGCGGCACAGAAGTTTCTGGAGCAGGCGGCTATCGAGCACCTG CCCACATTCCTGGTGGAGCTGTCCAAGGTGTTGGCCAACCCAGGGAACACGCAGGTGGCCCGAGTGGCAGCTGGTCTGCAGGTGAAGAACTCTCTGACATCCAAGGACCCGGACGTCAAGACGCAGTACCAGCAGAGATGGCTTGCCATCGACGCCAACGCCAGGCGAGAGATCAAGACTTTT GTTCTCCAAACACTTGGCACAGAGACGTATCGCCCGAGCTCGGCATCGCAGTGCGTGGCCGGGATTGCGTGTGCAGAGATCCCCGTCAACCAGTGGCCAGAGCTCATCCCACAGCTGGTGGCCAACGTTACGGACCCCTCGAGCACTGAGCACATGAAGGAGTCCACTCTGGAAGCCATCGGATATATCTGTCAGGACATA GAGCCAGAGCAGCTGCAGGACAACGCCAATCAGATCCTGACCGCCATCATCCAGGGCATGAGGAAGGAGGAGCCTAGCAACAACGTCAAATTGGCAGCCACCAATGCCCTGCTCAACTCGCTGGAGTTCACTAAAGCCAACTTTGATAAGGAG ACGGAGCGTCACTTCATCATGCAGGTTGTGTGTGAGGCTACGCAGTGCCCTGACACCAGA GTAAGGGTAGCGGCACTACAGAACCTGGTGAAGATCATGTCGCTGTATTACCAGTACATGGAGACCTACATGGGCCCGGCACTTTTCGCG ATCACCATAGAGGCCATGAAGAGTGACATAGACGAGGTAGCCCTGCAGGGGATCGAGTTCTGGTCCAACGTCTGTGATGAGGAGATGGATCTGGCCATTGAAGCCTCTGAG GCTTCAGAGCAAGGTCGCCCCCCTGAGCATACTAGTAAATTCTACGCCAAAGGGGCCTTGCAGTACCTGGTTCCCATCCTTACCCAGACCCTCACCAAACAG gATGAGaacgacgatgacgacgactGGAACCCGTGCAAGGCGGCCGGCGTGTGTCTGATGCTGCTGGCCACCTGCTGCGAGGACGACGTCGTGCCCCACGTCCTGCCCTTCATCAAGGAGCACATCAAGAACCCTGACTGGCGCTACCGGGATGCCTCCGTCATGGCTTTCGGCTCCATTCTGGAGGGCCCGGAGCTCAACCAGCTCAAGCCCCTCGTCCACCAG GCCATGCCCACCCTCATAGACCTGATGAAGGACCCCAGCGTGGTGGTGAGGGACACCACCGCCTGGACCGTGGGCAGGATCTGTGAGCTGCTGCCCGAGGCAGCCATCAACGACGTGTACCTGTCCCCGCTACTGCAGTGTCTGATTGAGGgcctgggggcggagccaagGGTGGCCTCCAACGTCTGCTGG GCCTTCTCCAGTCTGGCGGAGGCTGCTTACGAGGCCACAGATGCAGCCGAGGACCAGGAAGAGCCCAGCACCTactgcctctcttcctcctttgaAATCATCGTCCAGAAACTCCTTGAaaccacagacag aCCCGACGGCCACCAGAACAACCTGCGCTCAGCGGCCTACGAGGCGCTGATGGAGATAGTGAAGAACAGCGCCAAAGACTGCTACCCTGCCGTGCAGAAGACCACGCTGGTCATCATGGAGCGCCTGCAGCAGGTCCTTCAGATGGAG TCGCACATCCAGAGCACCTCCGACCGAATCCAGTACAACGACCTGCAGTCTCTGCTGTGCGCCACTCTACAG AATGTGCTACGTAAGGTGCAGCACCAGGACGCCCTGCAGATCTCCGACGTGGTGATGGCCTCCCTGCTCCGCATGTTCCAGAGCACCGCAGGCTCCGGGGGTGTTCAGGAGGACGCGCTGATGGCCGTCTCTACTCTGGTAGAAG TTCTCGGCAGCGACTTCCAGAAATATATGGATGCCTTCAAGCCTTTCTTGGGAATTGGACTAAAGAACTATGCTGAATATCAG GTGTGCCTTGCAGCTGTGGGCCTGGTGTGTGACCTGTGCAGAGCTCTGATGACCAACATCCTGCCTTTCTGTGACGAGATCATGCAGCTCCTTCTGGAGAACCTGGGG AATGAGAACGTCCACCGGTCTGTGAAGCCCCAGATCCTGTCGGCGTTTGGAGACATCGCTCTCGCCATCGGTGGAGAGTTCAAGAAATACCTGGAGATTGTTCTGGACACTCTCCAACAGGCTTCCCAGGCCCAGGTGGACAAG ACGGACTACGATATGGTGGATTATCTGAACGAGTTGAGGGAGGGCTGCCTTGAAGCCTACACCGGCATCATACAGGGCCTGAAGGGGGACCAGGAAAACGTTCACC ctgATGTCATGCTAGTGCAACCGCGGGTGGAGTTTATCCTGTCCTTCATCCACCACATAGCGGAGGACGAGGACCACTCTGATGGAGTTGTGGCCAACGCTGCTGGCCTCATAGG GGACCTCTGCACCACGTTCGGGAAGGATGTGGCCAAGCTGGTGGAGGTGCGTCCTCTCATAAACGACTTGCTGACTGAGGGCCGGCGCTCCAAGACCACCAAAACTAAGACCCTGGCCACCTGGGCCACCAAGGAGCTCCGCAAGCTCAAGAGCCAGGCCTG A
- the kpnb1 gene encoding importin subunit beta-1 isoform X1, whose product MELITILEKTVSPDRNELEAAQKFLEQAAIEHLPTFLVELSKVLANPGNTQVARVAAGLQVKNSLTSKDPDVKTQYQQRWLAIDANARREIKTFVLQTLGTETYRPSSASQCVAGIACAEIPVNQWPELIPQLVANVTDPSSTEHMKESTLEAIGYICQDIEPEQLQDNANQILTAIIQGMRKEEPSNNVKLAATNALLNSLEFTKANFDKETERHFIMQVVCEATQCPDTRVQVRVAALQNLVKIMSLYYQYMETYMGPALFAITIEAMKSDIDEVALQGIEFWSNVCDEEMDLAIEASEASEQGRPPEHTSKFYAKGALQYLVPILTQTLTKQDENDDDDDWNPCKAAGVCLMLLATCCEDDVVPHVLPFIKEHIKNPDWRYRDASVMAFGSILEGPELNQLKPLVHQAMPTLIDLMKDPSVVVRDTTAWTVGRICELLPEAAINDVYLSPLLQCLIEGLGAEPRVASNVCWAFSSLAEAAYEATDAAEDQEEPSTYCLSSSFEIIVQKLLETTDRPDGHQNNLRSAAYEALMEIVKNSAKDCYPAVQKTTLVIMERLQQVLQMESHIQSTSDRIQYNDLQSLLCATLQNVLRKVQHQDALQISDVVMASLLRMFQSTAGSGGVQEDALMAVSTLVEVLGSDFQKYMDAFKPFLGIGLKNYAEYQVCLAAVGLVCDLCRALMTNILPFCDEIMQLLLENLGNENVHRSVKPQILSAFGDIALAIGGEFKKYLEIVLDTLQQASQAQVDKTDYDMVDYLNELREGCLEAYTGIIQGLKGDQENVHPDVMLVQPRVEFILSFIHHIAEDEDHSDGVVANAAGLIGDLCTTFGKDVAKLVEVRPLINDLLTEGRRSKTTKTKTLATWATKELRKLKSQA is encoded by the exons ATGGAGCTCATCACTATTCTCGAGAAAACCGTCTCTCCAG ATCGAAATGAACTGGAGGCGGCACAGAAGTTTCTGGAGCAGGCGGCTATCGAGCACCTG CCCACATTCCTGGTGGAGCTGTCCAAGGTGTTGGCCAACCCAGGGAACACGCAGGTGGCCCGAGTGGCAGCTGGTCTGCAGGTGAAGAACTCTCTGACATCCAAGGACCCGGACGTCAAGACGCAGTACCAGCAGAGATGGCTTGCCATCGACGCCAACGCCAGGCGAGAGATCAAGACTTTT GTTCTCCAAACACTTGGCACAGAGACGTATCGCCCGAGCTCGGCATCGCAGTGCGTGGCCGGGATTGCGTGTGCAGAGATCCCCGTCAACCAGTGGCCAGAGCTCATCCCACAGCTGGTGGCCAACGTTACGGACCCCTCGAGCACTGAGCACATGAAGGAGTCCACTCTGGAAGCCATCGGATATATCTGTCAGGACATA GAGCCAGAGCAGCTGCAGGACAACGCCAATCAGATCCTGACCGCCATCATCCAGGGCATGAGGAAGGAGGAGCCTAGCAACAACGTCAAATTGGCAGCCACCAATGCCCTGCTCAACTCGCTGGAGTTCACTAAAGCCAACTTTGATAAGGAG ACGGAGCGTCACTTCATCATGCAGGTTGTGTGTGAGGCTACGCAGTGCCCTGACACCAGAGT CCAGGTAAGGGTAGCGGCACTACAGAACCTGGTGAAGATCATGTCGCTGTATTACCAGTACATGGAGACCTACATGGGCCCGGCACTTTTCGCG ATCACCATAGAGGCCATGAAGAGTGACATAGACGAGGTAGCCCTGCAGGGGATCGAGTTCTGGTCCAACGTCTGTGATGAGGAGATGGATCTGGCCATTGAAGCCTCTGAG GCTTCAGAGCAAGGTCGCCCCCCTGAGCATACTAGTAAATTCTACGCCAAAGGGGCCTTGCAGTACCTGGTTCCCATCCTTACCCAGACCCTCACCAAACAG gATGAGaacgacgatgacgacgactGGAACCCGTGCAAGGCGGCCGGCGTGTGTCTGATGCTGCTGGCCACCTGCTGCGAGGACGACGTCGTGCCCCACGTCCTGCCCTTCATCAAGGAGCACATCAAGAACCCTGACTGGCGCTACCGGGATGCCTCCGTCATGGCTTTCGGCTCCATTCTGGAGGGCCCGGAGCTCAACCAGCTCAAGCCCCTCGTCCACCAG GCCATGCCCACCCTCATAGACCTGATGAAGGACCCCAGCGTGGTGGTGAGGGACACCACCGCCTGGACCGTGGGCAGGATCTGTGAGCTGCTGCCCGAGGCAGCCATCAACGACGTGTACCTGTCCCCGCTACTGCAGTGTCTGATTGAGGgcctgggggcggagccaagGGTGGCCTCCAACGTCTGCTGG GCCTTCTCCAGTCTGGCGGAGGCTGCTTACGAGGCCACAGATGCAGCCGAGGACCAGGAAGAGCCCAGCACCTactgcctctcttcctcctttgaAATCATCGTCCAGAAACTCCTTGAaaccacagacag aCCCGACGGCCACCAGAACAACCTGCGCTCAGCGGCCTACGAGGCGCTGATGGAGATAGTGAAGAACAGCGCCAAAGACTGCTACCCTGCCGTGCAGAAGACCACGCTGGTCATCATGGAGCGCCTGCAGCAGGTCCTTCAGATGGAG TCGCACATCCAGAGCACCTCCGACCGAATCCAGTACAACGACCTGCAGTCTCTGCTGTGCGCCACTCTACAG AATGTGCTACGTAAGGTGCAGCACCAGGACGCCCTGCAGATCTCCGACGTGGTGATGGCCTCCCTGCTCCGCATGTTCCAGAGCACCGCAGGCTCCGGGGGTGTTCAGGAGGACGCGCTGATGGCCGTCTCTACTCTGGTAGAAG TTCTCGGCAGCGACTTCCAGAAATATATGGATGCCTTCAAGCCTTTCTTGGGAATTGGACTAAAGAACTATGCTGAATATCAG GTGTGCCTTGCAGCTGTGGGCCTGGTGTGTGACCTGTGCAGAGCTCTGATGACCAACATCCTGCCTTTCTGTGACGAGATCATGCAGCTCCTTCTGGAGAACCTGGGG AATGAGAACGTCCACCGGTCTGTGAAGCCCCAGATCCTGTCGGCGTTTGGAGACATCGCTCTCGCCATCGGTGGAGAGTTCAAGAAATACCTGGAGATTGTTCTGGACACTCTCCAACAGGCTTCCCAGGCCCAGGTGGACAAG ACGGACTACGATATGGTGGATTATCTGAACGAGTTGAGGGAGGGCTGCCTTGAAGCCTACACCGGCATCATACAGGGCCTGAAGGGGGACCAGGAAAACGTTCACC ctgATGTCATGCTAGTGCAACCGCGGGTGGAGTTTATCCTGTCCTTCATCCACCACATAGCGGAGGACGAGGACCACTCTGATGGAGTTGTGGCCAACGCTGCTGGCCTCATAGG GGACCTCTGCACCACGTTCGGGAAGGATGTGGCCAAGCTGGTGGAGGTGCGTCCTCTCATAAACGACTTGCTGACTGAGGGCCGGCGCTCCAAGACCACCAAAACTAAGACCCTGGCCACCTGGGCCACCAAGGAGCTCCGCAAGCTCAAGAGCCAGGCCTG A
- the zgc:158376 gene encoding F-box/LRR-repeat protein 19 translates to MSGSKALGGGAGGGARRRRTRCRRCQACMRTECGECHFCKDMKKFGGPGRMKQSCLLRQCTAPVLPHTAVCFACGEAGKEETVDSEEEKFSLSLMECTICNEIIHPSCLKMGKAEGIINDEIPNCWECPKCHKEGKTSKDQADGSGKRRLDSGEVGRWKLTDDPPPKKKAQPSSTLEDGGRTDGGHKRKKEKEQPQDSGPKKKIKGAHEKRLKKKPKTEASESNGPGSSGGGGGGGGGGGGGAGQGSSSSSSSSSQAGGGAGGGGPSSADQRSHHREKLERFKRMCQLLERLPESSSSSSSSSESDSESDSDDSSREPGGGGGGGGGGSSPSSSSPAPPPPPPAIAYGNSGGGGSRGERERSRSERERERERERERRLAELGFSASEESEGEGGGAEEEEEEEEEDRKREEEPPVSVADKARRRGGGGGGGGGCGGGGGGDGGVPPQRGRKGPVMVDGDDEEETLTSERTRKNSSSLPPPSPLSSNQTPPSSGYSDGFTGKQRSNGQEARNGRTRGGGGRERAGGGGGGEAGEKENASGVLSNHRHGGGGNKGSGSRGNKIRNKNQTSTGSRTNANNNNNSISLSSSSSSTSSSFIPTSNGGGGGGGGNAGASGLLMSAMAASPRSQPSRLTPRSQMMKRSPPAVPSPPRPVQMERHLVRPPPACPEPSCLPLDSGASHIMMRDVWMHVFQYLSQRELCVCMRVCRTWSRWCCDKRLWTQIDLSRQRSITPPMLSGIIRRQPVSLNLGYTNISKKQLMWLINRLQGLLELNVSGCPWSSVSALCQAVCPCLKLLDLSRVEELKDSHLRELLAPPPDTRIAHGETRGGRFQNVTELRLAGLDLTDASSRLLVRYVPQLAKLDLSQCGNITDQTVHTLTSSISPLRDTLTHINLAGCVKVTEQCVPLLRRCASLQTVDLRFCSLLSSDSGQLLSFPHNPSSSSSSVPNTTCSSSSSSSSSSVTAVAPPTSCPSEDRTLLKNS, encoded by the exons TACAGCAGTGTGCTTTGCTTGCGGCGAAGCGGGGAAGGAGGAAACGGTGGACTcggaggaggagaagttcaGCCTCTCCCTCATGGAGTGCACCATCTGCAACGAGATCATCCACCCCAGCTGCCTCAag ATGGGTAAAGCAGAAGGCATCATCAACGACGAGATCCCCAACTGCTGGGAGTGCCCTAAGTGCCACAAGGAGGGCAAGACCAGCAAG GACCAGGCCGACGGGTCCGGGAAGCGGCGTCTGGACAGCGGCGAGGTCGGTCGATGGAAGCTGACGGACGACCCGCCCCCCAAGAAGAAGGCgcagccctcctccaccctggaggACGGAGGCCGGACGGACGGGGGCCACAAGcgcaagaaggagaaggagcagccCCAGGACAGTGGGCCCAAGAAGAAG ATCAAGGGGGCCCACGAAAAACGCCTaaaaaag AAACCGAAGACGGAGGCATCCGAGTCCAACGGGCCGGGCTCttccgggggcgggggcggcggcggcggcggaggtggtggtggagcagggcagggctcctcctcctcctcctcctcctcctcccaggccggaggaggagcgggcggcGGGGGTCCGTCGAGCGCCGACCAGCGCTCTCACCATCGGGAGAAGCTGGAGCGCTTCAAGCGGATGTGCCAGCTGCTGGAGCGCCTCCccgagtcctcctcctccagctcctccagctccgagTCCGACTCTGAGTCCGACTCGGACGACTCCTCCCGGGAgcccggcggcggtggcggcggcggcggtgggggctcctccccttcctcctcctccccggcgccacctcctccaccacccgccATCGCCTACGGCAACAGCGGGGGTGGGGGCAGCCGGGGGGAGCGGGAGCGGAGCCGCAGCGAGCGGGAACGGGAGCGGGAGCGCGAGAGGGAGCGGCGCCTGGCGGAGCTGGGCTTCAGCGCCAGCGAGGAGtccgagggggagggaggaggcgccgaggaggaggaagaggaggaggaggaggacaggaagcgGGAGGAGGAGCCTCCGGTGAGCGTGGCCGACAAGGCGcggcggagggggggaggtggaggaggtggtggaggatgtggaggaggaggaggaggagatggaggcgtCCCGCCGCAGCGGGGCAGGAAGGGGCCCGTGATGGTGGATGGAGACGACGAGGAAGAGACCCTGACCTCAGAAAGGACAAGGAAGAACTCCTCCTCGCTGCCTCCACCCTCGCCGCTCTCCTCCAATCAGACGCCGCCGTCTTCCGGCTACTCGGATGGCTTCACGGGGAAGCAGCGCAGCAACGGGCAGGAGGCGCGCAACGGGAGGAcccgggggggcggagggagggagcgggcAGGGGGCGGCGGAGGCGGGGAGGCCGGGGAGAAGGAGAACGCCAGCGGCGTGTTGTCCAATCACAGACACGGCGGGGGCGGAAATAAGGGCAGCGGCAGCCGCGGGAATAAGATCCGTAACAAGAACCAGACGTCCACAGGGTCACGCACCAAtgccaacaataacaacaacagcatcagtctctcttcctcgtcctcctccacgtcTTCCTCGTTTATCCCCACGtccaacggcggcggcggcggcggcggggggaacGCAGGCGCCAGTGGGCTGCTCATGTCGGCGATGGCGGCGTCGCCGCGCTCCCAGCCGTCCCGGCTCACGCCCCGCTCCCAGATGATGAAACGCAGCCCGCCCGCCGTCCCGTCGCCGCCCCGGCCCGTACAGATGGAGAGGCACCTGGTGCGTCCGCCCCCGGCCTGCCCCGAGCCCAGCTGCCTGCCCCTGGACTCAGGCGCCTCGCACATCATGATGCGGGACGTGTGGATGCATGTCTTCCAGTACCTCAGCCAGCGGGAGCTGTGCGTCTGCATGAGGGTCTGTCGCACTTGGAGCCGCTG GTGTTGTGACAAGCGATTGTGGACCCAGATTGACCTTAGCAGACAGCGCTCCATCACCCCTCCCATGCTGAGTGGTATAATCCGCCGGCAGCCCGTCTCCCTGAACCTGGGCTATACGAACATCTCCAAGAAACAGCTCATGTGGCTCATCAATCGcctgcaag GCCTCTTAGAGCTGAACGTGTCCGGCTGTCCCTGGTCGTCGGTGTCGGCCCTGTGTCAGGCCGTCTGTCCCTGCCTCAAGCTGCTGGACCTCAGccgggtggaggagctgaaggacTCCCATCTCCGGGAGCTGCTGGCGCCCCCGCCCGACACGCGGATAG CCCACGGCGAAACCAGAGGCGGGCGGTTCCAGAACGTGACCGAGCTGCGATTGGCCGGTCTCGACCTGACGGACGCTTCGTCGCGCCTGTTGGTGCGCTACGTGCCTCAATTGGCAAAGTTGGACTTGAGCCAATGTGGCAACATCACAGACCAGACGGTTCACACCctgacctcctccatctccccgcTGAGGGACACCCTGACGCACATCAACttagcag GCTGCGTGAAAGTGACGGAACAGTGCGTGCCGTTGCTGCGGCGCTGCGCCTCCCTACAGACGGTGGACCTGCGCTTCTGCTCGCTCCTCTCCTCGGACAGCGGCCAGCTGCTCTCTTTCCCCCACAACCCttcatcatcgtcctcctccgtccccaacaccacctgctcctcctcctcctcctcttcctcgtcctcggtCACGGCGGTAGCGCCTCCCACCTCCTGCCCCTCGGAAGACCGGACACTGCTGAAGAACAGCTAA